The following is a genomic window from Amycolatopsis australiensis.
GCGCCCGAAGCCCTCGATCGGCTCCAGCAGAGTCGCGCCCAGCGACGTAAGCGCGTACGCCCCTTCGCGACGCTCGACCAGCCCGTCGAACTCCAGGCGGCGCAAGGTTTCCGTGAGCACCTTCGCGCTGATCCCGCCGATCTCGCGCCGGAGCTCGACGTGCCGGCGTGGGCCGTCGCGCAGTGCCCACACCACCACCGGGTTCCACGTGTTGGCGACCAGGTCGAACGCGAGCCGCGTCCGGCAGTCGGCGAGGAAGTCCATGGTTACCGTTCGGTTCCTTCCCGGGTCCCTACCGTCGTGCTGGTACCAGCCAAGCACACGGAGGACGCAATGCGGATCGGGATCTTCGGCACGGGCGGGATGGCGGACGCCCTCGGCACACACTGGGCCCGCGCGGGACACGAACTGATGATCAGCGGCCGCTCGGACCCCGGCGCCCTCGCGCGGCGGCTCGGCGCCGCCACCGGAGCGTGGCACGAGACGGCCGCCTTCGCCGACGTGCTCCTGCTCGCGGTCCCCGCCGGGGCGATCGGCAAGGTCCTCGCGCAGGCGGGCCCGCTGGCCGGGAAAGCGCTGGTGGACTGCACCAACGACCCGGGACTGACCGGCGCCCCGGTGGCGTCGCGGATCGTCACGGACGCCCACGTTGTGAAGGCGTTCAACCTCGCCCCGACGGACGTCTGGCGGCTGACCCCGCCGGCCTGGGACGGCCGCCCGCTGGCAGTCCCCCTGTGCGGCGACGACCCGGCGGCGGTGGAGAAGGTCAGCACGCTGGTCCGGGACGTCGGCGCCAAGCCGGTCCACGCCGGCGGCCTCGACCGCGCCGCGCTCCTGGAAGCGACGGCGGCGTTCGTCATCGGCCTGTGGTTCGCGGGCGAGGACGCCCAGGCGATCCTCGCGCCGTCCTGATCAGCCGACGGCGCCGACGTTCCCCGCGGCCAGGTCCGCCGCCCCGGCCCGCAGCGGCGCGCCGCCGCGGGGAACCACCGTCACCTCACCCGAAGCCAGATCCGTCACGACGGTGCTCAACGTCAGCAAGGTGTCGTCGCCGGTGGCGTCACGGTGGACGTCGCCGGTCAGCGCCGCGGTCAGCCACTTCGCGTCCGGATCGGACGCCGTCAGGTGCGCGCACACCTCCGCCCGCGCCAGGCTCTCCTCCGGAGCGACGTCCAAAGTGGGCGGAAGCTGCCGGAAGTGGTTGGTGTGCCAGGAAAGTCCATTCGCGACGGTCGACACCGCCGTCTCGTCGCCCGCCTTTTCCGCCACCGTCACGCCCGGCGACCCGACACATCCCATCGTGTAGGCGAACCCGCCCGCCGAAGTCCGTGACCGCAGCATCGACACCGCTTCCGCGAGCGTGGAAGCACGCTGCAGCGTGCGCGCCACGAAGTGCCGCCCGGCGCACGGCGAAGGCGCGACCACGCTGACGCTGTCGATGCCCCACACCAGCCCGTGCGTGGTGATGGTGAACGTGTTCGACGGCAGGAACCCCGGGTACCACCAGACGCACACGCCGGGCTCGCCGTCGATCAGCAGCGTCAGCAGCCGCCCGATGCCGTCGAACACCGGGTCGCCGTCCTCGTTGTGGCCGAGCAGCGACCGCGGGCCCGCCCAGGCCAGGTCGGTGCACCCCGTGCCGTCGCCGGCGCCGAGGTCGCCACGCAGGTTGGCCAGCAGCAGGTCGTCGAACGGCACCCCGGCACCCTCGGCAAGCGCGGTCAGCTCCGCGTACGCGTCCGGGTGCTCGACCTGCGACGCCGATTCGATCGCCCGGAACAGCACCGGCGACCGCCGCGCGCGGGCCGTGACCGGCCACGACGGCAGTCCGGCCAGGACGGTCCGGATGTCCGCGGCGGCGTAGGCGCCCAGCTCGCGGAAAGCGGCTTCCCGCGGACCCCGGACGATCGTCCAGCACACGTCGCCGATCCGGTGCTCCGCCACTGTCGCCACCATGGCATCACGATGACTGACAAGTCAGGAATTCGCAACGGCGGTGACACCCGGGGCTTCGCCCCAAGCCGGGGACTCCGCCACCCGGACCTCCGACAAGAATCAGAGACATCCGGGGCTTCGCCCCAAGCCCGGGACTCCGCCACCCGGACCCCCGACAAGAATCAGTGCGCGCCCACCCCGGTCACCCGCACGACCGCCGCGCCGGCCTCGTCCGACGCCGCCAGGTCGACCTCCGCGCTGATGCCCCAGTCGTGGTCGCCCGCCGGGTCGTCGAAGATCTGCCGGACCTTCCACACGTCCGGCTGCTGCTCGATCACCAGCAGCTGCGGGCCGCGCGCGTCCGGGCCGGTGCCGAGCGAGCCGTACTCCTCGAAGTACTCCTCGATGGCGTCTTCCCACGCCTCGGCGTCCCAGCCGGACGCCGCGTCCAGCTCGCCGAGGACCGACCACGCCCGCCGCGCGAACAGCTCGACCCGGCGGAACAGCTCGTTGCGCACCAGGACGCGGAACGCGCGCTCGTTGCGGGTCACCGCGGGCGGCAGCTCCGGCGGCCGGTGCGACGGCGGTCCCTCCTCGGTCGGGTGCCGCAGCGCCTCCCACTCGTCGAGCAGGCTGGAGTCGACCTGCCGGACGAGCTCGCCGAGCCACTCGATGAGGTCCTGCAGCGCCTCCGTCTTCGCCTCGTCGGGCACCGTGTGCCGCAGCGCGTCGTAGGTGTCCGCGAGGTAGCGCAGCACCAGGCCTTCCGACCGCGCGAGCTGGTAGAACCCGATGTACTCGACGAAGTTCA
Proteins encoded in this region:
- a CDS encoding winged helix-turn-helix transcriptional regulator codes for the protein MDFLADCRTRLAFDLVANTWNPVVVWALRDGPRRHVELRREIGGISAKVLTETLRRLEFDGLVERREGAYALTSLGATLLEPIEGFGRWAAEHGDAVLAAQDRARPATTRAAADRAGLS
- a CDS encoding NADPH-dependent F420 reductase; this translates as MRIGIFGTGGMADALGTHWARAGHELMISGRSDPGALARRLGAATGAWHETAAFADVLLLAVPAGAIGKVLAQAGPLAGKALVDCTNDPGLTGAPVASRIVTDAHVVKAFNLAPTDVWRLTPPAWDGRPLAVPLCGDDPAAVEKVSTLVRDVGAKPVHAGGLDRAALLEATAAFVIGLWFAGEDAQAILAPS
- a CDS encoding C45 family autoproteolytic acyltransferase/hydolase translates to MVATVAEHRIGDVCWTIVRGPREAAFRELGAYAAADIRTVLAGLPSWPVTARARRSPVLFRAIESASQVEHPDAYAELTALAEGAGVPFDDLLLANLRGDLGAGDGTGCTDLAWAGPRSLLGHNEDGDPVFDGIGRLLTLLIDGEPGVCVWWYPGFLPSNTFTITTHGLVWGIDSVSVVAPSPCAGRHFVARTLQRASTLAEAVSMLRSRTSAGGFAYTMGCVGSPGVTVAEKAGDETAVSTVANGLSWHTNHFRQLPPTLDVAPEESLARAEVCAHLTASDPDAKWLTAALTGDVHRDATGDDTLLTLSTVVTDLASGEVTVVPRGGAPLRAGAADLAAGNVGAVG